Proteins from one Bradyrhizobium roseum genomic window:
- a CDS encoding ABC transporter permease — MKADTRDEIRPDIRAGANPEKPRGSSRWTKLRATLLILATQVVLLALLLGFWERATATDKQAAFMFGSPSAILGFLAQMSRDGSLWRDTYVTGLETLLGFAIGNFFGTLIGLLLWYSRFVSRVVEPFVIALGSIPIIALAPIIIIWFGTGLISKVAMSTLSVIIVALVTSYKGATGVDPDQINLMRTLGASKFQIFRKLVVPASLTDIFAGLKLTVGFALIGAIVGEFMSSSEGLGHAIFKAGSLYVIPKVFAALVATIALALLLTFLVGRIERLLMPWRRIR, encoded by the coding sequence ATGAAGGCGGACACGAGGGACGAGATCAGGCCGGACATTCGGGCTGGCGCCAATCCGGAAAAGCCACGGGGCAGTTCCCGATGGACGAAGCTGCGTGCGACATTGCTGATCCTGGCGACGCAGGTCGTGCTGCTGGCCTTGCTGCTCGGCTTCTGGGAACGCGCCACGGCCACCGACAAGCAGGCCGCCTTCATGTTCGGATCGCCGTCGGCGATCCTGGGCTTTCTCGCCCAGATGTCTCGCGACGGGAGCCTGTGGCGCGATACCTATGTCACCGGGCTCGAGACGCTGCTTGGATTTGCCATCGGGAATTTTTTTGGCACGTTGATCGGGTTGCTGCTCTGGTATTCCCGCTTCGTGTCACGTGTCGTCGAACCGTTCGTCATCGCGCTCGGATCGATTCCGATCATCGCGCTCGCGCCCATCATCATCATCTGGTTCGGGACCGGGCTCATCTCCAAAGTCGCGATGTCAACGTTGTCGGTGATCATCGTCGCGCTGGTGACGTCCTACAAGGGCGCGACCGGCGTGGACCCCGACCAGATCAACCTCATGAGGACGCTGGGCGCGTCCAAGTTTCAGATTTTTCGAAAGCTCGTCGTGCCGGCATCGCTCACCGACATCTTCGCCGGACTGAAGTTGACGGTCGGCTTTGCGCTGATCGGGGCGATCGTCGGCGAATTCATGTCGTCCTCCGAGGGGTTGGGGCACGCCATCTTCAAGGCCGGCTCGCTTTACGTCATTCCGAAGGTGTTCGCAGCGCTGGTCGCGACCATCGCGCTGGCGTTGCTGTTGACGTTCCTCGTCGGACGGATCGAGCGCCTTTTGATGCCCTGGCGCCGGATTCGGTAG